A DNA window from Mycolicibacter terrae contains the following coding sequences:
- a CDS encoding thiolase family protein, producing the protein MAEAVIVEAVRSPIGKRNGGLSGVHPAELSAQVLNGLVGRAGVDPALVDDVIWGCVMQAGEQALDIGRTALLTAGWPESVPGVTVDRQCGSSQQSVHFAAAGVVAGHYDVVVAGGVESMSRTPMGASLANGGHPYPEAFRARYTQTPNQGTGAEMMAEKWGLDRTALDEFALASHEKAAAAQDSGAFTDEIVGIKDAEGNVISADEGIRRGTTIEKMAQLKPAFKEDGVIHAGNSSQISDGSAALLFMSAAKAKELGLTPLARVHTATLAGADPVMMLSAPIPATQKALQRSGLSVDDIGVFEVNEAFAPVPMAWLADIGADAKKLNPNGGAIALGHPLGGSGARIMTTMLYHMRANGIRYGLQTMCEGGGQANATILELL; encoded by the coding sequence ATGGCCGAAGCAGTAATCGTAGAAGCGGTGCGTTCGCCGATCGGCAAGCGCAACGGCGGACTGTCCGGGGTGCACCCGGCCGAACTGTCCGCCCAGGTACTCAACGGGCTGGTCGGCCGCGCCGGGGTGGACCCGGCCCTGGTCGACGACGTGATCTGGGGCTGTGTCATGCAGGCCGGTGAGCAGGCCCTGGACATCGGCCGGACCGCGCTGCTGACCGCGGGCTGGCCCGAGTCGGTGCCCGGGGTGACGGTTGACCGCCAGTGCGGCTCCAGCCAGCAGTCGGTGCACTTCGCCGCCGCCGGTGTGGTCGCCGGGCACTACGACGTCGTGGTCGCCGGGGGCGTCGAGTCGATGTCGCGCACCCCGATGGGCGCGTCACTGGCCAACGGCGGACACCCCTACCCCGAGGCGTTCCGCGCCCGCTACACCCAGACCCCCAACCAGGGGACCGGCGCGGAGATGATGGCCGAGAAGTGGGGCCTGGACCGCACCGCGCTGGACGAGTTCGCCCTGGCATCGCATGAAAAGGCCGCCGCCGCCCAGGATTCCGGCGCGTTCACCGACGAGATCGTCGGGATCAAGGACGCCGAGGGCAACGTGATCAGCGCCGACGAGGGCATCCGCCGCGGCACCACCATCGAGAAGATGGCCCAACTCAAGCCGGCGTTCAAAGAGGACGGCGTGATCCACGCCGGCAACTCCAGCCAGATCTCCGACGGTTCGGCGGCGCTGCTGTTCATGTCGGCCGCCAAGGCGAAGGAACTGGGCCTCACCCCGCTGGCGCGGGTGCACACCGCGACGCTGGCCGGCGCCGACCCGGTGATGATGCTGTCCGCGCCGATCCCGGCCACCCAGAAGGCGCTGCAGCGCAGCGGTCTGAGCGTCGATGACATCGGGGTGTTCGAGGTCAACGAGGCCTTCGCCCCGGTGCCGATGGCCTGGCTGGCCGACATCGGCGCGGATGCGAAGAAGCTCAACCCCAACGGCGGGGCGATCGCGCTCGGCCACCCGCTCGGCGGATCCGGCGCCCGGATCATGACCACCATGCTGTACCACATGCGGGCCAACGGGATTCGCTACGGGCTGCAGACCATGTGTGAGGGTGGCGGCCAGGCCAACGCCACCATCCTGGAGCTGCTGTGA
- a CDS encoding methyltransferase domain-containing protein has translation MATPATLDNPLFARIWTFMSSRETDWLRDRRRENLEGLSGRVLEVGAGTGSNFGFYPGTVTEVVAPEPESRLREAAGEAAAAAPVPVTVVASTVEALDAAEPFDAIVCSLVLCSVDQPRDVLRQLFALLKPGGELRYFEHVASAGARGGLQRLADATFWPKLFGNCHTHRDTEQMITDAGFIVGTARRGHQFPAWVPVPVSEFALGRASRPA, from the coding sequence ATGGCCACACCTGCGACCCTGGATAACCCGCTGTTCGCCCGGATCTGGACGTTCATGTCGAGCCGCGAGACCGACTGGCTGCGGGACCGGCGACGAGAGAACCTGGAAGGTCTGTCCGGACGGGTGTTGGAGGTCGGCGCCGGCACCGGAAGCAACTTCGGGTTCTACCCCGGCACCGTCACCGAGGTCGTCGCCCCCGAGCCGGAATCGCGGCTGCGGGAGGCCGCCGGGGAAGCCGCGGCGGCAGCGCCGGTGCCGGTGACGGTCGTGGCGAGCACCGTCGAGGCGTTGGACGCCGCCGAACCCTTCGACGCGATCGTCTGCTCGCTGGTGTTGTGCTCGGTGGACCAGCCCCGGGACGTGCTGCGCCAACTGTTCGCATTGCTCAAGCCCGGCGGGGAGCTGCGCTACTTCGAGCACGTCGCCAGCGCTGGGGCGCGTGGGGGGCTGCAGCGACTGGCCGACGCCACGTTCTGGCCGAAGTTGTTCGGGAATTGTCATACCCACCGCGACACCGAACAGATGATCACCGACGCCGGATTCATCGTCGGCACGGCGCGGCGGGGGCACCAGTTTCCGGCGTGGGTACCGGTACCGGTGTCGGAGTTCGCGCTGGGTCGCGCCAGTCGCCCGGCCTGA
- a CDS encoding NAD(P)H-dependent flavin oxidoreductase, producing the protein MSLRTKFTEVFGVEHPIAQGGMQWVGRAELVAAVANSGALGFLTALTQPTPADLANEIAKTRDLTDKPFGVNLTILPAINPPPYDEYRQVIVDAGIKIVETAGSNPAPHLPMFHDNGIKVLHKCTSVRHAVKAQSLGVDGISIDGFECAGHPGEDDIPGLVLIPAAADQIEIPMIASGGFADARGLVAALALGADGINMGSRFMCTVESCIHQNVKEAIVAGDERGTELIFRPLRNTARVASNTVSREVVEILDKGGQFPDVQELVAGVRGRKVFEDGDVEAGIWSVGTAMGLINDIPTVGELVSRIVAEAEELISGRLADMLEVDDEENVA; encoded by the coding sequence ATGTCACTGAGAACGAAATTCACCGAAGTCTTCGGGGTCGAGCATCCCATCGCCCAAGGCGGTATGCAGTGGGTGGGCCGCGCGGAACTTGTTGCAGCGGTGGCGAACTCGGGAGCCCTCGGGTTCCTTACCGCGCTCACCCAGCCCACCCCGGCGGACCTGGCCAACGAGATCGCCAAGACCCGGGATCTGACCGACAAGCCGTTCGGGGTGAACCTGACCATCCTGCCGGCGATCAACCCGCCACCGTATGACGAGTACCGACAGGTGATCGTCGACGCCGGCATCAAGATCGTCGAGACCGCCGGGTCCAACCCGGCGCCGCACCTGCCGATGTTTCACGACAACGGGATCAAGGTGCTGCACAAGTGCACCTCGGTACGGCACGCGGTCAAGGCCCAGAGTCTCGGGGTCGACGGCATCAGCATCGACGGGTTCGAATGCGCCGGACATCCCGGCGAGGACGACATCCCGGGCCTGGTGCTGATCCCGGCCGCGGCGGACCAGATCGAGATCCCGATGATCGCCTCCGGCGGTTTCGCCGACGCCCGCGGCCTGGTCGCCGCGTTGGCGCTGGGCGCCGACGGCATCAACATGGGCTCCCGGTTCATGTGCACCGTCGAATCCTGCATCCACCAGAACGTCAAGGAAGCCATCGTCGCCGGCGACGAGCGCGGCACCGAGCTGATCTTCCGGCCGCTGCGCAACACCGCCCGGGTGGCGTCCAACACCGTCTCGCGCGAAGTCGTCGAGATTCTGGACAAGGGCGGACAGTTCCCCGATGTGCAGGAGCTGGTGGCCGGGGTTCGGGGCCGCAAGGTCTTCGAGGACGGCGACGTCGAAGCCGGGATCTGGTCGGTGGGCACCGCGATGGGGCTGATCAACGACATCCCGACCGTCGGCGAGCTGGTGTCGCGGATCGTGGCCGAGGCCGAGGAGCTGATCTCGGGGCGACTGGCCGACATGCTCGAGGTCGACGACGAGGAGAACGTCGCCTGA
- a CDS encoding CPBP family intramembrane glutamic endopeptidase yields MTQTSSVRPGLLREFTDIFSKVSAPYHEPRAVVQRRRVVVAVVVLLGAAVLAWMHTKNPGDAAFYWLSLALAAVWSVGALVAGPLHLGAVRFRGRNERPVFTGTGVGLVLGGVFLLGGLAVQKIPPLAGQVTAILDYTTHVSWRLVVLIALVNAIAEEMFFRGALFSAFGRRYPLVASTLLYIAAMMTAGNLMIGVAALVLGTVCAIERRATGGVLAPVLTHLVWGLMMVLALPPIFGM; encoded by the coding sequence ATGACCCAGACCAGTTCGGTCCGCCCCGGCCTGCTGCGCGAGTTCACCGACATCTTCTCCAAGGTCTCCGCGCCGTACCACGAGCCGCGGGCCGTCGTGCAGCGTCGTCGTGTCGTGGTCGCCGTGGTGGTGCTGCTCGGTGCTGCCGTCCTGGCGTGGATGCACACCAAGAACCCGGGCGATGCGGCCTTCTACTGGCTGTCGCTGGCCCTGGCCGCGGTCTGGTCGGTGGGGGCGCTGGTGGCCGGTCCGTTGCATCTGGGCGCGGTGCGCTTCCGCGGTCGCAACGAGCGGCCGGTGTTCACCGGCACCGGTGTCGGCCTGGTGCTCGGCGGGGTGTTCCTGCTGGGCGGCCTGGCGGTGCAGAAGATTCCGCCGTTGGCCGGCCAGGTGACCGCGATCCTGGACTACACCACGCACGTGTCCTGGCGACTGGTGGTCCTGATCGCCCTCGTCAACGCGATCGCCGAGGAGATGTTCTTCCGCGGTGCGCTGTTCAGCGCGTTCGGCCGCCGCTACCCGCTGGTGGCCTCGACGCTGCTCTACATTGCGGCGATGATGACCGCCGGCAACCTGATGATCGGTGTCGCCGCGCTGGTGCTCGGCACCGTCTGCGCGATCGAGCGGCGCGCCACCGGTGGGGTGCTGGCGCCGGTGCTGACCCATCTGGTGTGGGGGCTGATGATGGTGCTCGCACTGCCGCCGATCTTCGGGATGTAG
- a CDS encoding crotonase/enoyl-CoA hydratase family protein has product MSDAAVLVERRGNVLVITINRPEARNAINGAVSTGIGDALAQAQDDDAVRAVVLTGAGDKSFSAGADLKAIANRENIYHPDHPEWGFAGYVQHFIDKPTIAAVNGTALGGGTELALASDLVVAEQRAQFGLPEVKRGLIAGAGGVFRIIDQLPRKIALEVVYTGEPISAADAGRWGLVNRVVDDGGALQAALELAEQITGNAPLSVRASKRIAYGVEDGAIPGEVADWARTAREFSTLLRSEDAKEGPRAFAEKRAPVWKAR; this is encoded by the coding sequence GTGAGTGACGCGGCCGTTCTCGTCGAGCGGCGCGGGAACGTGCTGGTGATCACGATCAACCGGCCCGAGGCCCGCAACGCGATCAACGGTGCGGTCAGCACCGGCATCGGCGACGCTTTGGCGCAGGCCCAGGACGACGACGCCGTGCGCGCGGTGGTGCTCACCGGCGCCGGCGACAAGTCGTTCAGTGCCGGAGCCGACCTCAAGGCGATCGCCAACCGGGAGAACATCTATCACCCCGACCACCCGGAGTGGGGTTTCGCCGGCTACGTGCAGCACTTCATCGACAAGCCGACGATCGCGGCCGTCAACGGCACCGCACTGGGCGGCGGCACGGAACTGGCGTTGGCCAGCGACCTGGTGGTCGCCGAGCAGCGCGCCCAGTTCGGGCTGCCCGAGGTCAAACGCGGCCTGATCGCCGGTGCCGGCGGCGTGTTCCGCATCATCGACCAACTGCCCCGCAAGATCGCCCTGGAAGTGGTCTACACCGGGGAGCCGATCTCGGCCGCCGACGCCGGCCGCTGGGGGTTGGTCAACCGGGTGGTCGATGACGGCGGGGCACTGCAAGCCGCCCTGGAGCTCGCCGAACAGATCACCGGCAACGCGCCGCTGTCGGTGCGGGCCAGCAAGCGGATCGCCTACGGCGTCGAGGACGGTGCCATTCCCGGCGAGGTTGCCGATTGGGCCCGAACCGCCCGAGAGTTCAGCACGCTGCTGCGCTCCGAGGATGCCAAGGAGGGTCCGCGGGCGTTCGCCGAGAAGCGCGCGCCGGTGTGGAAGGCGCGTTGA
- a CDS encoding class I SAM-dependent methyltransferase, with the protein MSQAQKVTLTGVSETALLTLNARATEARRPDRILNDPMAVRLADSIDFDFAKFGSTRQDIAVRALGIDTEALRFLRQRPTGTVVALAEGLQTSFWRLSEAITDPQFRWLTVDLPAIIEIRERLLPAAPRVSVCAQSALDYSWMDRVDSSDGVFISAEGLLMYLQPEQSLGLIAECARRFPGGRMIFDLPPSWIGWLIRHGVPTSLRYRAPAMPFTLSAAETTKLVDTVPGVRAVHDLQLPRGRGWLFNAVLPAIYGLRALADARPSLTLLEFG; encoded by the coding sequence GTGAGCCAGGCCCAGAAAGTCACCCTGACCGGCGTTTCCGAAACCGCGTTGCTGACGTTGAACGCGCGGGCGACCGAGGCCCGTCGTCCCGACCGGATCCTCAACGATCCGATGGCGGTCCGGCTGGCGGATTCGATCGACTTCGACTTCGCGAAGTTCGGCTCGACCCGCCAGGACATCGCCGTGCGCGCGCTGGGCATCGACACCGAGGCGCTCCGCTTCCTTCGGCAGCGACCGACAGGCACGGTGGTCGCCCTGGCCGAGGGTTTGCAGACCAGCTTCTGGCGACTCAGCGAGGCGATTACGGATCCGCAATTCCGTTGGCTCACCGTGGATCTGCCCGCGATCATCGAGATCCGCGAGCGGCTGCTCCCGGCGGCACCGCGGGTTTCGGTCTGCGCCCAGTCCGCGCTGGACTACAGCTGGATGGACCGGGTCGATTCATCTGACGGGGTGTTCATCAGCGCCGAGGGCCTGCTGATGTACCTGCAGCCCGAGCAGTCTCTGGGCCTCATCGCCGAGTGCGCCCGCCGTTTTCCGGGCGGCCGGATGATCTTCGACCTCCCGCCGTCGTGGATCGGCTGGCTGATCCGCCACGGCGTGCCGACATCGCTGCGCTACCGGGCGCCGGCCATGCCGTTCACGCTGTCCGCCGCCGAGACCACCAAGCTGGTGGACACCGTGCCGGGCGTCCGGGCAGTCCACGACCTGCAGCTGCCGCGGGGCCGCGGGTGGCTGTTCAACGCCGTGTTGCCGGCCATCTACGGGCTGCGGGCCCTCGCCGACGCACGCCCGTCGCTGACCCTGCTGGAATTCGGCTAG
- a CDS encoding 3-hydroxyacyl-CoA dehydrogenase has translation MQIKDAVAVVTGGASGLGLATTKRLLDAGAQVVVIDLRGADVVAELGDRARFAEANVTDPEAVTAALDVAESLGPVRINVNCAGIGNAIKTLSKNGAFPLEEFTKVVQVNLIGTFNVLRLAAERIAKTEPVGEERGVIINTASVAAFDGQIGQAAYSASKGGVVGMTLPIARDLSRELIRVCTIAPGLFKTPLLGSLPEEAQKSLGAQVPHPARLGDPDEYGALAEHIISNPMLNGEVIRLDGAIRMAPR, from the coding sequence GTGCAGATCAAAGATGCGGTGGCAGTCGTCACCGGCGGTGCCTCAGGGCTGGGCTTGGCGACGACGAAACGCCTGCTCGACGCAGGAGCGCAGGTCGTCGTGATCGACCTGCGGGGCGCCGACGTCGTGGCGGAGCTGGGGGACCGGGCCCGGTTCGCCGAGGCCAACGTCACCGACCCCGAGGCGGTCACCGCGGCGCTGGATGTCGCCGAGTCTCTGGGACCGGTGCGGATCAACGTCAACTGCGCCGGTATCGGCAACGCGATCAAGACGCTGAGCAAGAACGGCGCCTTCCCGCTGGAGGAGTTCACCAAGGTGGTGCAGGTCAACCTGATCGGCACCTTCAATGTGCTGCGGTTGGCCGCCGAGCGGATCGCCAAGACCGAGCCCGTCGGTGAGGAGCGCGGCGTCATCATCAACACCGCGTCGGTGGCCGCGTTCGACGGCCAGATCGGCCAGGCCGCCTACTCGGCATCCAAGGGCGGCGTGGTCGGCATGACCCTGCCGATCGCGCGGGACCTGTCCCGGGAGCTGATCCGGGTCTGCACCATCGCGCCGGGCCTGTTCAAGACCCCGCTGCTGGGCTCGCTGCCCGAGGAGGCGCAGAAGTCTCTGGGTGCACAGGTGCCGCACCCGGCCCGGCTCGGCGACCCCGACGAGTACGGGGCGCTGGCCGAGCACATCATCAGCAACCCGATGCTCAACGGCGAGGTGATCCGCCTCGACGGCGCGATCCGAATGGCCCCGCGATGA
- a CDS encoding CaiB/BaiF CoA transferase family protein, translating into MAGPLAGLRVIELAGIGPGPHAAMILGDLGAEVVRVDRPPKFGGGVPKDTMLRNRRSVTADLKSPEGRDLVLKLVAKADVLIEGFRPGVTERLGLGPEDCAKVNDKLIYGRMTGWGQTGPRALQAGHDINYISLNGTLHSIGRNGERPVPPLNLVGDFGGGSMFLLVGILSALWERQTSGKGQVIDAAMVDGSSMLGAMMWSFRAQGMWSDERGVNMLDTGAPYYDTYECADGRYVSVGSIEPQFFAELLAKLGLDPAELPAQNDTARWPELREVFTKAFAAHDRDHWAKVFADSDACVAPVLAFGEVLSEPHIAERDTFYDANGYLQPMPAPRFSRSVPDVPTPPSVLGADNEAILGDWV; encoded by the coding sequence ATGGCGGGACCACTGGCGGGGCTGCGGGTCATCGAACTGGCCGGGATCGGACCGGGGCCGCACGCGGCGATGATCCTCGGTGACCTGGGCGCCGAGGTGGTCCGGGTGGACCGTCCGCCGAAATTCGGTGGCGGCGTGCCGAAGGACACCATGCTGCGCAACCGGCGGTCGGTGACCGCCGACCTGAAGTCGCCGGAGGGCCGCGACCTGGTGCTCAAACTGGTCGCCAAGGCCGACGTGCTGATCGAGGGCTTCCGCCCCGGCGTCACCGAGCGGCTCGGCCTGGGCCCGGAGGACTGCGCCAAGGTCAACGACAAGCTCATCTACGGCCGGATGACCGGCTGGGGGCAGACCGGTCCGCGCGCTCTGCAGGCCGGCCACGACATCAACTACATCTCGCTCAACGGCACCCTGCACTCGATCGGCCGCAACGGGGAGCGTCCGGTGCCGCCGTTGAACCTGGTCGGCGACTTCGGTGGTGGATCGATGTTTCTGCTGGTCGGCATCTTGTCCGCCCTGTGGGAGCGGCAGACCTCCGGCAAGGGGCAGGTGATCGACGCGGCCATGGTCGACGGCTCGAGCATGCTGGGGGCGATGATGTGGAGCTTCCGGGCTCAGGGCATGTGGAGCGATGAGCGGGGCGTCAACATGCTCGACACCGGTGCCCCCTACTACGACACCTACGAATGCGCCGATGGGCGCTACGTCTCGGTGGGATCGATCGAGCCGCAGTTTTTCGCCGAACTGCTGGCCAAGCTCGGTCTGGACCCGGCCGAGTTGCCGGCGCAGAACGACACCGCGCGCTGGCCGGAGCTGCGGGAGGTGTTCACCAAGGCGTTCGCCGCGCACGACCGTGACCACTGGGCCAAGGTGTTCGCCGACTCCGATGCCTGTGTGGCGCCGGTCCTGGCGTTCGGCGAGGTGCTGTCCGAGCCGCACATCGCCGAGCGGGACACCTTCTACGACGCCAACGGCTATCTGCAGCCCATGCCGGCGCCGCGGTTCTCCCGCAGTGTGCCCGACGTTCCGACGCCGCCGTCGGTACTGGGGGCCGACAACGAGGCCATCCTGGGGGACTGGGTATAG
- a CDS encoding DUF1697 domain-containing protein — protein MTRYAAFLRGVNVGGVNLKMADVAAALTDAGLSEIRTVLASGNILLESRKDAAAVRTIAEAALQERFDYPARVLVYPVDVVRTLVADYPFEPELPGSHSYVTFVADPAVLAELATLVSSAGTGEKIAPGDGVIYWQIPKGNTLDSTVGKTMGNKRYAASTTTRNLRTLSKMLR, from the coding sequence ATGACCCGGTACGCGGCGTTCCTGCGGGGCGTCAACGTCGGCGGCGTCAACCTCAAGATGGCCGACGTCGCTGCCGCGCTGACCGATGCCGGACTGTCCGAGATCCGCACCGTTCTCGCGAGCGGCAACATCCTGCTCGAATCACGGAAGGATGCGGCGGCGGTACGCACCATCGCCGAAGCCGCCCTGCAGGAGCGCTTCGACTATCCCGCGCGGGTGCTGGTCTACCCCGTCGACGTGGTCCGCACGCTGGTCGCGGATTACCCCTTCGAACCGGAGCTTCCCGGCTCGCACTCCTATGTCACCTTCGTCGCCGACCCTGCGGTGCTCGCCGAGTTGGCCACGCTCGTCAGCTCGGCCGGCACCGGCGAGAAGATCGCGCCCGGCGACGGGGTGATCTACTGGCAGATCCCCAAGGGCAACACCCTGGACAGCACGGTGGGCAAAACCATGGGCAACAAGCGATACGCGGCTTCGACCACGACCCGCAACCTGCGCACGTTGAGCAAGATGCTGCGCTGA
- a CDS encoding PPOX class F420-dependent oxidoreductase: protein MGRQVFDDKLLALISGNSLGVLATVKRDGRPQLSNVQYHFDPRAVAVQVSVTEPRAKTRNLRRDPRASLLVDSDDGWSYAVAEGDAQLTPPAAAPDDDTVEALVALYRNIAGEHPDWDEYRQAMVTDRRVLLTLPITHLYGMPPGMR from the coding sequence ATGGGACGCCAGGTGTTCGACGACAAATTGCTGGCCTTGATCAGCGGGAACTCGCTTGGCGTGCTGGCTACCGTCAAACGCGACGGGCGGCCACAACTGTCGAACGTGCAGTATCACTTCGACCCGCGTGCCGTCGCGGTGCAGGTGTCTGTCACCGAGCCGCGGGCCAAGACCCGCAACCTGCGTCGCGATCCACGGGCCTCGCTGCTGGTCGACTCCGACGACGGCTGGTCCTATGCCGTCGCCGAAGGAGATGCCCAGCTGACGCCGCCGGCCGCCGCCCCCGACGACGACACCGTCGAGGCGCTGGTGGCGTTGTATCGCAACATCGCCGGGGAGCACCCGGACTGGGACGAGTACCGCCAGGCGATGGTCACCGATCGCCGCGTGCTGCTGACGCTGCCGATCACCCATCTGTACGGCATGCCGCCGGGCATGCGCTGA
- a CDS encoding NAD-dependent deacylase, which yields MRVAVFSGAGISAESGVPTFRDDANGLWARYDPYEVSSIDGWKRHPELIWGWYLWRHHLASQVGPNAGHRAVAYWEQQADVQVITQNVDNLHERGGSSTVHHLHGSMFKFRCADCDHPYTEKLPEMSEPQLEVAPPVCGCGGLIRPDIVWFGENLPEGAWNAAVEAIDAADVLVVVGTSGVVYPAASLPEMALEQCKTVIEVNPEPTPLSARATVSVRDTASAALPGLLQRLPTLLG from the coding sequence GTGCGGGTGGCGGTGTTCAGCGGCGCGGGGATCTCAGCGGAGAGCGGGGTGCCCACGTTCCGTGATGACGCGAACGGCCTGTGGGCGCGCTACGACCCCTATGAGGTGTCCAGCATCGACGGCTGGAAGCGGCACCCGGAACTGATCTGGGGCTGGTACCTGTGGCGCCACCACCTGGCCAGCCAGGTCGGGCCGAACGCGGGACATCGCGCGGTCGCGTACTGGGAGCAGCAGGCCGACGTCCAGGTCATCACCCAGAACGTCGACAATCTGCACGAGCGCGGCGGCAGTTCCACGGTTCACCATCTGCACGGCAGCATGTTCAAATTCCGTTGCGCGGATTGCGATCACCCCTACACCGAGAAACTGCCTGAGATGTCGGAGCCGCAGCTGGAAGTGGCCCCGCCGGTGTGCGGCTGCGGCGGATTGATACGCCCCGACATCGTCTGGTTCGGCGAAAACCTGCCCGAAGGGGCGTGGAACGCCGCGGTCGAGGCCATCGATGCCGCCGACGTGTTGGTCGTGGTGGGCACCTCCGGGGTGGTCTACCCGGCGGCCAGCCTGCCCGAGATGGCGCTGGAGCAGTGCAAGACCGTCATCGAGGTCAACCCCGAACCGACCCCGCTGTCGGCCCGGGCCACGGTGAGCGTGCGCGACACCGCGTCGGCGGCATTACCGGGGCTGCTGCAGCGGCTGCCCACCCTGTTGGGTTAG
- a CDS encoding GntR family transcriptional regulator, whose product MDFTELLRLDGQPGGPLFEQVRLRMIEAVRDGTLPAGTRLPTVRELAGQLGLAVNTVARAYRELEAAGIVETRGRFGTFVASSDPADAAMTAAAGAFVAAARAVGLGKADAQRYLDAAFDNGGTSGS is encoded by the coding sequence ATGGACTTCACGGAGCTGCTGAGGCTCGATGGGCAGCCGGGCGGGCCGTTGTTCGAGCAGGTCAGGCTTCGGATGATCGAGGCGGTCCGGGACGGAACCCTGCCGGCGGGAACCAGGCTGCCGACGGTGCGCGAGCTGGCTGGTCAGCTGGGCCTGGCGGTCAACACGGTGGCTCGGGCCTACCGGGAGCTGGAGGCCGCCGGGATCGTCGAAACCCGCGGCCGGTTCGGCACTTTTGTGGCGAGCAGCGACCCGGCCGATGCCGCGATGACAGCGGCGGCGGGGGCCTTCGTCGCGGCGGCCCGCGCCGTCGGACTGGGCAAGGCCGACGCGCAGCGGTACCTCGACGCGGCCTTCGACAACGGCGGAACGAGTGGTTCCTAA
- a CDS encoding gamma carbonic anhydrase family protein — protein sequence MAEPLIISIHGRTPQLHPESWVAPNASLIGQVHLAARASVWYSATLRAEVEPIEIGVDTNIQDGVTVHVDKEFPAWVGARVSVGHNAVLHGCTIEDDSLIGMGAIVLNGAVIGEGSLVAAGAVIPQGMVVPPRSLVSGVPGRVRRELSEAEIRNNRHNAVAYRRLIEVHRAN from the coding sequence GTGGCCGAGCCGCTCATCATTTCCATTCACGGTCGCACCCCGCAGCTGCATCCGGAGTCGTGGGTAGCACCGAATGCCAGCCTGATCGGGCAGGTCCACCTGGCGGCCCGGGCCAGTGTCTGGTATTCGGCCACGCTGCGGGCCGAGGTGGAGCCCATCGAGATCGGCGTCGACACCAACATCCAGGACGGGGTAACTGTCCACGTGGACAAGGAGTTTCCGGCCTGGGTCGGCGCCCGGGTCAGCGTCGGGCACAACGCGGTGCTGCACGGCTGCACCATTGAGGACGACTCGTTGATCGGGATGGGGGCGATCGTCCTCAACGGCGCGGTCATCGGGGAGGGCTCGCTCGTCGCGGCCGGTGCCGTCATCCCGCAGGGCATGGTGGTGCCGCCCCGGTCGCTGGTATCGGGGGTGCCGGGCCGGGTGCGGCGCGAGCTGAGCGAGGCCGAAATCCGCAACAACCGGCACAACGCCGTGGCCTACCGCCGGCTGATCGAAGTCCACCGGGCGAACTGA
- a CDS encoding enoyl-CoA hydratase, with product MTAINSGIDTLAPVDGLSVTLADGVLSVIIDRPDSLNSLTTGVLAGIADAMEGAARDPRVRAVRLGGAGRGFSSGAGISEDDASDEMPTEIIVEANRAIRAIVTLPRPVVAVVQGPAAGVGVSLALACDLVLASDKAFFLLAFTKIGLMPDGGASALVAAAIGRIRAMRLALLAERLPAADALEWGLVSAVYPAEDFDAEVDKTLAGLLAGPAAAFAKTKHAINAATLSELDATLDREYVGQSILLNAHDFREGTRAFQERRAPKFTDS from the coding sequence ATGACCGCAATCAACTCCGGTATCGACACCCTGGCCCCGGTCGACGGCTTGTCCGTGACTTTGGCCGACGGGGTGCTCTCGGTGATCATCGACCGCCCCGACAGCCTCAACTCGCTGACCACCGGCGTGCTAGCCGGTATCGCCGACGCCATGGAGGGCGCCGCTCGCGATCCGCGGGTGCGGGCGGTGCGGCTCGGCGGGGCCGGCCGCGGGTTCAGTTCGGGCGCGGGCATCAGCGAAGACGACGCCTCCGACGAGATGCCGACCGAGATCATCGTCGAGGCCAACCGCGCGATCCGCGCGATCGTGACCCTGCCGCGCCCGGTGGTGGCGGTGGTGCAGGGTCCGGCCGCCGGCGTCGGGGTGTCGCTGGCCTTGGCCTGCGACCTGGTACTGGCCAGCGACAAGGCGTTTTTCCTGTTGGCGTTCACCAAGATTGGGCTGATGCCCGACGGCGGCGCCTCGGCTCTGGTCGCCGCGGCGATCGGCCGGATCCGGGCGATGCGGCTGGCGCTGCTGGCCGAACGCCTGCCGGCTGCGGACGCCCTGGAGTGGGGGTTGGTCAGCGCGGTGTACCCGGCCGAGGACTTCGACGCCGAGGTGGACAAGACGCTGGCCGGGCTGCTGGCCGGTCCGGCGGCGGCCTTCGCCAAGACCAAGCACGCCATCAATGCCGCGACGCTGTCCGAGCTGGACGCGACGCTGGACCGCGAATACGTCGGCCAGTCGATTCTGTTGAACGCCCACGACTTTCGCGAGGGAACCCGGGCGTTCCAGGAGCGGCGCGCGCCGAAATTCACCGACTCCTGA